DNA from Halomonas sp. GFAJ-1:
TTTGTTCAGCTCTATCCAGGTGTTTCCACCGTAGGCTTGAATGCGCGCTGGACGTTGAACGACCTCTTTGTGCTGCCTGAGTGTCGTGAAAAAGGAACGGGCCGAGCGCTCATGGAAGCCGCCACCCAGCTTGCCCGTGAGCATGGCGTGGCACGCTTGATATTAATGACCCAGGTAGAGAATGAGCGTGCACAACACCTTTATGAATCGCTGGGCTGGCAGCGCAACACGGCGTTCTACGGCTATTTACTGGACGTTAACGCATAACCGTCTAGAAACGCCTTGAGCGGGTGTTCATTGGCATTAGCCAAGCCACTGGGGCGTGGTGATTTTGGCTGGCTCGCGCTGCATGATGATCTCGCCCTGGCGTACCGAAAGCAGCACTTCGCCCTGGGTGCGTAGCACGCTGTAATCATCTTCGCCGTCCAGCAGGTTGAAGCTGGCGGGTTTGCCGACCTCAATACCGTAACGCTCCTCAATATTCATTGTGCGGGCGCTGTTGTCGGTAATCAGCGAAAGCGCCTGGCTGAAGTCCTGATAGCCCATCATTTGGCAGATATGCAGGCCAAAATCGAGCGTTCTCAAAAGCTTGCCATTACCCAGCGAGTACCAGGGGTCAAAGATGGAATCCTCGGCAAAGCAGACGTTAATGCCCGCTGCGTTGAGCTCTTTTACGCGCGTCACGCCGCGCCGTTTCGGGTAGGTGTCAAAGCGCCCCTGCAGGTGAATGCTTTCGGTAGGGCAGGATACGAAGTTGATGCCCGAGCGTTTGAGCAGCAGAAACAGCTTGGAGCAGTAGGCGTTGTCGTAGGAGTGCATGGCGGTGGTGTGACTGGCGGTCACGCGGCTGCCTAAGTCGTTAAATAGCGCTTCGCAGGCCAGCACTTCTAGAAAGCGTGAATTGGGGTCGTCAATTTCATCGCAGTGCACATCCACCAAGCGGTCGTACTTAATCGCCAATTCGATCACTCGCTTCATGGAGGCGACGCCCAGCTCCCGGGTATATTCGAAGTGAGGAATACCGCCGACAACGTCAGCGCCGAACTCCAATGCCTCTTCCATCAGCTTTTCGCCGCCAGGGTAAGAGAGCAGGCCATCTTGTGGGAAAGCGACGACTTGTATGTCGATTTTATCTTTCAATTCATCGCGCAAGCCGCATAGGGTTTTAAGCCCGATCAGGCTCGGGTCGCTGGTATCGGCGTGGGTGCGCACAAACTGCACGCCGTTGCTAATCAGCAGGTTGAGCGTTTTAAGTGCCCGCTCGCGAATATCCGCTTCGGTCAACATAGGCTTACGTTCGCCCCAGCGCTCAATACCTTCAAATAGCGTGCCGCTCTGGTTCCAGTGTGGCTCGCCTGCGGTGAGTGCAGCATCCAGGTGGATATGCGGCTCGATAAAGGGGGCGCAAACAAGCTTGCCACCCGCATCAATCTGCCTATCGTCTGCCTTCAGTGGCGAATCTTGTACGGTAATGGCGCTGAACGTACCGTTCTCAATCTCAAGCCGATAAAGTTCAGGGCGCTGGCGAATGCGGGCGTTAATGATCTGCATGTGAATGCTCACTTAGTGCATAGCTGTTAAAAAGACGTATTGCTTAGCGTAGCGTGCTTTAAGCGTAGCAGCACAGCGTTGACCGCCCTCGTGAGATGAGGGCGGGGGTTGATCGGCTAACAGGGCGATTAAGAGGCGACGCGGAAAGGGTTACGCGGGTCGTTGTCCCAGGCGAGGAAGGGCTTGCCGGTCTCTTGAGGTACCATGGTGATGCAGTTTTCTACTGGGCAGGTGATTTGGCACAGGTTACAGCCTACACACTCATCCTCGATTACCTCGTAACGGCGTGCGCCGTCCTGCTCGGTGAGTTTGGCAATCGACTGGTGGGAGGTATCCTCGCAGGCGATATAGCAGCGGCCGCACTCGATACACAGATCCTGGTCGATGTGGGCAATGGTCTTGAAGTTGATATCCAGGTGTTTCCAGTCGGTGGTTTGGGGCACTGCCTTGCGGGAGAACGCTTCAATTGAGTCGTAGCCTTTCTCCGCCATCCAGCGGGAGAGGCCGTCTTTCATCTCTTCCACAATCCTGAAACCGTTCAGCATCGCCGCGGTGCACACCTGCACGCTGCCAGAGCCGAGGGAGATAAACTCCGCCGCATCGCGCCAGGTGGAAATGCCGCCGATGCCGGAAATTGGCAGCGTTGCGGTGGCGGGGTCGCGGGCGATTTCCGCCACCATATTCATCGCAATGGGCTTAACCGCGCTGCCGCAGTAGCCGCCGTGGGTGCTCTGGTGGCCCACGGTGGGCATGGCGACCATGTTGTCCAAGTCAATGCTGGTGATGGAGTTGATGGTGTTGATCAGCGACACCGCATCCGCGCCGCCACGCAGCGCCGCCTGAGCACCTACGCGGATATCGGTGATGTTGGGTGTAAGTTTCACAATCACCGGCTTGGAGTAGTGCTTTTTACACCAGTAGGTGACTTTTTCGATCAGATCCGGGTTTTGGCCCACCGCGGCGCCCATACCGCGCTCCGGCATGCCGTGGGGGCAGCCCAGGTTAAGCTCGATACCGTCGGCACCGGTAGCTTCCACTAGCGGTAAAATGTACGCCCAGGCCTCCTCATTGCAGGGCACCATGATGGAGACGATCAGTGCGCGGTCTGGCCAATCCTTTTTCACTTGGGTGATCTCTTGAAGATTGATCTCCAGTGAACGGTCGGTAATCAGCTCGATATTGTTAAAGCCGATGACCTCGCGGTTTTTGCCGTAGTGGGCCGAATAACGTGAGGAAACGTTCACCGCCGGCGGCTCTTCGCCGAGGGTTTTCCATACCACGCCGCCCCAGCCCGCTTCATAGGCGCGCACCACGTTATAGGCTTTATCCGTTGGTGGGGCCGAGGCCAGCCAGAACGGGTTGGGGGCTTTGATGCCGGCAAAATTTACCGAAAGATCAACGCCATTAACCACGCTGTCGCCGCTGTTTTTCTTGCCGGGTGGGGTAAACGGTAAGGTGCTCATGCGGCCTCCTGCTTGGCGGTAAGCGCTTGATGAATGGCGTGGGCCGCCAGTTTGCCGTGCTGCACGGCCTGTACGGTCAGGTCTTGGCCGGGTTGAACGCAGTCGCCCCCGGCATATACGTTGGGCATCGAGGTTTGGAACATCTCGTTAACGTGAACGCGCTCGCCGTCGCGGGCGAGTTCTGCCGCCGTGGCATCATGCAGGCTCTTCGCGTCAAAGCCCTGGCCAATGGCCTTGAAGATCGCATCAGCAGCAATCTCAAACGTCTCACCCGTGGGTGCTAAGCGTCCTGCCTGCTCAGAAGTGTTGGCAAAACGCATGCCTGCCACTTGCCCTTGCTCATTCAGCAGTATCTCATCGGGCTGCGCCCAGATGACCATGCGCACGCCGTTGGCCTTAGCGATCTCTTGTTCGTGATCGGTAGCGGACATCGCGTCTACGCCACGGCGGTACACGAGGGTTACTTCGCTGGCGCCTAAGCGGGCCATTTGAGTGGCCATATCAATCGCGGTGTTACCTGCGCCAATCACGATGCAGCGCTTAGCGACCGCAAGAGTGCCCAAGTCATCGGTTTGGCGCAGGGTTTTGATGTAGTCCACCGCAGGCATCAGGCCAGGGGCGTCCTCACCGGTAAGCCCTAACGCTCGGCTGGCACCAAGACCTAACCCGAGAAAAACGCTGTCATACTGCTGGTGCAGGGTGTCGAGGGTCAGGTTATCGCCCAGACGCTGGCCGTACTGGATGTCGATGCCACCGATTTCGAGCAAAAACTCGACTTCCTTGCGGGCGAAGTCGTCGGTCATTTTGTAGCGGGCAATACCGTACTCGTTGAGACCACCAGGCTTCTGTTCGGCTTCAAATATCGTTACTTGGTGGCCCAGCATGGCGAGGCGATGGGCGCAGGAAAGCCCAGCAGGACCCGCCCCCACCACGGCAATATGGCGGCCAGTGGTGGCGGCGCGTTTGAACGGGTGGCTCTCAAACTGCATGTTGTCGGTGGCGTGGCGCTGTAATAAACCGATGAGCACCGGCTGACACTCGGCATCATGGTTACGCACACAGCTGCGTTCGCAGAGGATTTCCGTGGGGCACACGCGGGCGCAGCTGCCGCCCAGAATGTTGGCCTCCAGAATGGTTTCAGCCGCGCCGTTGATGTTGCTTTCGCTGATTTGGCGGATAAAGCTTGGAATGTCGATTTCCGACGGGCATGCTTCCACGCAGGGCGCATCATAGCAGTAGAGGCAGCGCTGGCTTTCGATGATGGCTTGGCGCGGCGTTAGTGGTGGGTGCAGGTCGCTAAAGTTATGCTTCAGCGCCTCAGGGTCGTAGGTGCCGACCTCTTTTGCGCTGGGTAAATGATCAAGTGAATGGGTCACGGTCGTTTCTCCATTGCTCTGTTCTTTAGTGAGGGCGAGTTAGCGTGTTACCGCGACGGGCGCGTTTAACTCAGCGCGTTTGGCGAGCAGTTCAAATACGCCGGGGTAGGCGGGGCGCTCTAAGTAGCGGCCTGCACCACGCTCGGCGTGTAGCTCGCCGTCGCGCCATGTCCACTTGCCTTGGCTGATGGTGTGGCGGGCGATGCCGCGCACCGTTTTGCCCTCAAAGATATTGAAGTCGACGTTCTGGTGGTGGGTTTTGGCAGAAATCGTCCGCGTACCGTTCGGGTCCCAGACCACAATGTCGGCATCGGAGCCGACCTGAATCGCACCTTTGCGCGGGTAGAGATTAAAAATTTTGGCGGTATTGGTGGAGGTCACAGCGACAAACTCCTGGGGCGAGAGCTTGCCGGTGTTCACGCCCTCATCCCACAGCACCGCCAAACGGTCTTCCACCCCGGCAGTGCCGTTGGGAATCTTGGTGAAGTCATCTTTACCGGCGGCTTTCTGCTCTTCGCAGAAGCAGCAGTGGTCGGTGGCGGTGGTTTGCAAATTGCCGGATTGCAGGCCATGCCAGAGCGCTTCTTGATGGCCTTTGGGGCGGAAGGGCGGGCTCATGACGTGAGCGGCGGCGGTTGCCCAGTCGGGGTGCTGATAAACGCTGTCGTCGATCACCAAGTGACCCGCTAAGCATTCGCCAAACACCGGGTGGCCCTGTTGGCGGGCGTAGGCGATTTCGTCTACCGCATCTTTGGTGGAAACGTGGACGAGATAGACAGGGGCGCCAAGCGTGCTGGCAATGCGAATCGCACGGCTGGCGGCTTCGCCTTCCACTTGGGGTGGTCGAGAAAGCGGGTGGGCTTCCGGCCCGGTAATGCCCTGGGCCAATAACTTCTGCTGCATGTGGTAGACCAGCTCGCCATTTTCTGCGTGAACAGTGGGCACGGCCCCTAGCTCCAGGCAGCGAGAAAAGCTCTCTACCAGAATGTCGTCGGTGGCCATGATCGCGCCCTTGTAGGCCATAAAGTGCTTGAAGCTGTTAACGCCGTGTTCGCGCACTAGCGTACCCATCTCCTCTTTAACGCTCTCGTCCCACCAGGTAATTGCCACGTGGAAGGCGAAGTCAGTCGCCGCTTTTTCCGCCCAGCCTTGCCAGGTTTCAAAGGCTTCCAGCAGCGACTGGCCGGGGCTTGGAATGACAAAATCGATAATCGTGGTCGTGCCACCTGCCATGGCCGCGGCGGTGCCGGTGTAGAAGTCTTCGCTAGCGACGGCGCCCATAAACGGCATCTGCATATGGGTATGGGGGTCAATGCCGCCGGGCATGACCAGCTGGTCGCTGGCATCGACGATCTCGCAGCCTTCAGGGATGTCTAGGTCGGTGCCAATGGCGTGGATTTTGCCGTCAACACACAGCACATCTGCGCGGTAGGTATCAGCGTGGGTGACAACGGTGCCGCCTTTGATCAATAGGCTCATGGTTTGCTCCTGCGTAACGTTGACTAAGAGGGCTTATTCGCCGTCGGTGAGGCGGGTGTAGGTCTCAGGGCGGCGGTCACGGAAGAACTGCCAGTTGTTGCGCACCTCACGCACCATGTCCAAATCGATCTCGTGTACCAGCAGCTCGTCTTCGGTTTCGCTGGCCTGGGCCTCGATTTTGCCGCGCGGGTTAACGATGTAGCTGGAACCGTAGAAGTCGCCGATGTTCCACGGCGCTTCAGTACCCACGCGGTTAATAGCGGCAATAAAGCAGCCATTGGCGGCGGCGGAGGCGGGCTGTTCAAGCTCCCACAGGTATTGGGAAAGCCCGGCCACAGTGGCGGAGGGGTTGAAAATTACCTCGGCGCCGTTGAGCGCCAGCGCCCGCCAGCCTTCGGGGAAGTGACGGTCGTAGCAGATATAAACGCCGATTTTGCCGTAAGCCGTATCAAACACGGGCCAGTTGGATTTGCCCGGCTTAAAGAAGAATTTTTCCCAAAAGCCCGCTACTTGGGGGATATGGGTTTTATGGTATTTGCCCAGGTAGCTGCCGTCGGCATCGAATACCGCAGCGGTGTTGTAGTAAACGCCGGTCTCGGTCTCTTCATAGATGGGCACGATGATGACCATGCGGTGTTTGGCCGCCAGCTTCTGCATCATTTGGCAAGTGGGGCCTTCCGGCACCCGTTCGGCGGCGGCGTACCACTTTGCATCTTGGCTAGGGCAGAAATAGGGTTGGTTAAATACTTCTTGAAAACAGAGTACCTGCACGCCTTGTTCGGCGGCCTGCTCAACCAATGGCAAATGCGCTTCATTCATCGCGTCACGAATGGCGGCAGGTTCTAAGTCAGTGGTGGTTTTAAGGCCCATCTGAATTAAGCCAATCTTCATTTTCTGCATGTTACAGCCCTCTCTTCTCATACGCGCCAACCGCATGCGGGCGCATGTCGGTTCGTTTCCGGTCATGTGAGGAGTCGTGGATTAACGCCTCTCAAACGATGGCTGCGTGGCGTGCAGTGGTGCTCCCCTTTGCTTTTTGTAAAGCATAAGATGGAAGCGATTATTGTTGTTTTATAAAAGTTGTCATATTTGACAGCTTTTTGAACATAGACCGTTATGGTGTGCTATTTCAAGATTTTTTTGAAATTACTTTAACTCTTTGATTTGTTAAATGTTTTATGAGTTTTATGGGTTTTTTGACTAAATTGGTGACTGCCTGCACTGTAATGGTGTTTTTATTTTATTTTTATAAAACAATGTCTTGATAACTTTTTTACATTTTTTGTGAGATTTTGAAGCCTCGTTTTGGTGCGTTTTTTTATGAAAGAACTACGCTAATTAGTGGTTTGTAAAACCATAAGGCGAATAATAACAATCACGCTAACAGTGTCTGTATGTCTGTCAGATAAGTCAGCTTCTTGATCAATAAGTTAATAGCTTAGTGGCTGGTTTAGGCACGCTTATTGCTGCACATAAAGCGATACCGTGAATACAACGGGCAACAGCACTGCTGAGGAGAACACTATGACCGAGCGAACCTCCCAAATGGTGGATAGAGAGGGGCTAATTGAACTTGATGTCGAAAACGATGTTCGTGATAGCCCACGCTTTAACGAGGATATTGCCCCCACAAAGGCGGCTGAAAGAACCTGGAGTAAATGGAACATTGGCGCGCTATGGGTAGGGATGTCGATCTGTGTACCGACCTATACGCTGGGGGGGGTACTCACCGCCTATTTTGGCTTAAGCGTAGGGGAGGCACTGTTTGCTATCCTTCTGGCCAATATCATCGTGCTGATTCCGCTCACCTTAAACGCTTTTCCTGGCACGAAATTTGGCATTCCCTTTCCCGTCGTACTGCGCTCATCGTTTGGTATTTTAGGCTCTAACGTGCCGTGTTTAGTACGGGCGTTAGTAGGCTGTGGCTGGTTTGGTATCCAAACCATGTTTGGCGGTCTCGCTATTCACCTGCTGCTCTCTGCGTTAATTCCTGCCTGGGCAGCCTTGGGTGGCGTTGGTGAAGTGATCGGCTTTTTTGTCTTTGGGGCGATGAATCTGTATGTGGTGATTCGTGGCGCTGAATCGATCAAATGGCTGGAAACACTGGCCGCGCCGTTACTGTTGGCGGTGGGGATTGGGCTGATGATGTGGGCATGGCCGCATATGTCGATGACAGAGCTGCTGGCTCAGCCGCCATCGCGCCCTGAAGGTGCGTCGGTTTATGGTTACTTCTTTGCTGGCTTAACCGCTATGGTAGGTTTTTGGGCCACGTTGTCGCTGAATATTCCCGACTTCAGCCGTTTCGCGAAAAGCCAAAAAGACCAAATTGTAGGGCAAGTGATGGGCTTGCCGCTGACCATGTTCTTCTTTGCAGCACTTGGGGTGGTACTCACCGCTGCATCTGAGTCACTGGTGGGGCA
Protein-coding regions in this window:
- a CDS encoding GCN5 family acetyltransferase encodes the protein MTHVRSATIHDLDALTELLDGYRQFYQQPSDIQAARDFLRQRFGQADSRILVSEGVDGALTGFVQLYPGVSTVGLNARWTLNDLFVLPECREKGTGRALMEAATQLAREHGVARLILMTQVENERAQHLYESLGWQRNTAFYGYLLDVNA
- a CDS encoding cytosine deaminase (Catalyzes the deamination of cytosine to uracil and ammonia), which encodes MQIINARIRQRPELYRLEIENGTFSAITVQDSPLKADDRQIDAGGKLVCAPFIEPHIHLDAALTAGEPHWNQSGTLFEGIERWGERKPMLTEADIRERALKTLNLLISNGVQFVRTHADTSDPSLIGLKTLCGLRDELKDKIDIQVVAFPQDGLLSYPGGEKLMEEALEFGADVVGGIPHFEYTRELGVASMKRVIELAIKYDRLVDVHCDEIDDPNSRFLEVLACEALFNDLGSRVTASHTTAMHSYDNAYCSKLFLLLKRSGINFVSCPTESIHLQGRFDTYPKRRGVTRVKELNAAGINVCFAEDSIFDPWYSLGNGKLLRTLDFGLHICQMMGYQDFSQALSLITDNSARTMNIEERYGIEVGKPASFNLLDGEDDYSVLRTQGEVLLSVRQGEIIMQREPAKITTPQWLG
- a CDS encoding dihydropyrimidine dehydrogenase subunit B (NADH-dependent; catalyzes the conversion of pyrimidines to 5,6-dihydro compounds in pyrimidine degradation), which gives rise to MSTLPFTPPGKKNSGDSVVNGVDLSVNFAGIKAPNPFWLASAPPTDKAYNVVRAYEAGWGGVVWKTLGEEPPAVNVSSRYSAHYGKNREVIGFNNIELITDRSLEINLQEITQVKKDWPDRALIVSIMVPCNEEAWAYILPLVEATGADGIELNLGCPHGMPERGMGAAVGQNPDLIEKVTYWCKKHYSKPVIVKLTPNITDIRVGAQAALRGGADAVSLINTINSITSIDLDNMVAMPTVGHQSTHGGYCGSAVKPIAMNMVAEIARDPATATLPISGIGGISTWRDAAEFISLGSGSVQVCTAAMLNGFRIVEEMKDGLSRWMAEKGYDSIEAFSRKAVPQTTDWKHLDINFKTIAHIDQDLCIECGRCYIACEDTSHQSIAKLTEQDGARRYEVIEDECVGCNLCQITCPVENCITMVPQETGKPFLAWDNDPRNPFRVAS
- a CDS encoding dihydropyrimidine dehydrogenase yields the protein MTHSLDHLPSAKEVGTYDPEALKHNFSDLHPPLTPRQAIIESQRCLYCYDAPCVEACPSEIDIPSFIRQISESNINGAAETILEANILGGSCARVCPTEILCERSCVRNHDAECQPVLIGLLQRHATDNMQFESHPFKRAATTGRHIAVVGAGPAGLSCAHRLAMLGHQVTIFEAEQKPGGLNEYGIARYKMTDDFARKEVEFLLEIGGIDIQYGQRLGDNLTLDTLHQQYDSVFLGLGLGASRALGLTGEDAPGLMPAVDYIKTLRQTDDLGTLAVAKRCIVIGAGNTAIDMATQMARLGASEVTLVYRRGVDAMSATDHEQEIAKANGVRMVIWAQPDEILLNEQGQVAGMRFANTSEQAGRLAPTGETFEIAADAIFKAIGQGFDAKSLHDATAAELARDGERVHVNEMFQTSMPNVYAGGDCVQPGQDLTVQAVQHGKLAAHAIHQALTAKQEAA
- a CDS encoding dihydropyrimidinase encodes the protein MSLLIKGGTVVTHADTYRADVLCVDGKIHAIGTDLDIPEGCEIVDASDQLVMPGGIDPHTHMQMPFMGAVASEDFYTGTAAAMAGGTTTIIDFVIPSPGQSLLEAFETWQGWAEKAATDFAFHVAITWWDESVKEEMGTLVREHGVNSFKHFMAYKGAIMATDDILVESFSRCLELGAVPTVHAENGELVYHMQQKLLAQGITGPEAHPLSRPPQVEGEAASRAIRIASTLGAPVYLVHVSTKDAVDEIAYARQQGHPVFGECLAGHLVIDDSVYQHPDWATAAAHVMSPPFRPKGHQEALWHGLQSGNLQTTATDHCCFCEEQKAAGKDDFTKIPNGTAGVEDRLAVLWDEGVNTGKLSPQEFVAVTSTNTAKIFNLYPRKGAIQVGSDADIVVWDPNGTRTISAKTHHQNVDFNIFEGKTVRGIARHTISQGKWTWRDGELHAERGAGRYLERPAYPGVFELLAKRAELNAPVAVTR
- a CDS encoding acyltransferase, encoding MQKMKIGLIQMGLKTTTDLEPAAIRDAMNEAHLPLVEQAAEQGVQVLCFQEVFNQPYFCPSQDAKWYAAAERVPEGPTCQMMQKLAAKHRMVIIVPIYEETETGVYYNTAAVFDADGSYLGKYHKTHIPQVAGFWEKFFFKPGKSNWPVFDTAYGKIGVYICYDRHFPEGWRALALNGAEVIFNPSATVAGLSQYLWELEQPASAAANGCFIAAINRVGTEAPWNIGDFYGSSYIVNPRGKIEAQASETEDELLVHEIDLDMVREVRNNWQFFRDRRPETYTRLTDGE
- a CDS encoding nitrate reductase — translated: MTERTSQMVDREGLIELDVENDVRDSPRFNEDIAPTKAAERTWSKWNIGALWVGMSICVPTYTLGGVLTAYFGLSVGEALFAILLANIIVLIPLTLNAFPGTKFGIPFPVVLRSSFGILGSNVPCLVRALVGCGWFGIQTMFGGLAIHLLLSALIPAWAALGGVGEVIGFFVFGAMNLYVVIRGAESIKWLETLAAPLLLAVGIGLMMWAWPHMSMTELLAQPPSRPEGASVYGYFFAGLTAMVGFWATLSLNIPDFSRFAKSQKDQIVGQVMGLPLTMFFFAALGVVLTAASESLVGQTIADPVNLIGMINSPFWVVLAMVFIIIATLSTNTAANIVSPTNDFQNIAPKWINQTRGVLMTGAVGVLLMGYDLLQKAGVITQGVSLEQMYANWLLGYSSLLGPIAGIMAVDYFLIKKQRLDVPSLYMDNHAYPAVNVAGFIAFGVPVVLTLLSLLTGTMNWFYDYGWFTGSALGAIVYYVASQALATSSQVGPTPLDASEVIKQP